A region of Granulibacter bethesdensis DNA encodes the following proteins:
- a CDS encoding EcsC family protein, which yields MTESSQSQNSASALTPASLSLTPADAATLEEAVRALHDSRGLLVRGADLVAGLIGQAATFGINRLSLTRRYAEKIHGLAEAALRRAFDVAILGIDHGSHLSSAGGARFIAATSGALGGLAGMAGFLPDATATTLLIMRNIATIAREEGEDLSQPEAREACLQVFAFGGPALGRLGALSEEADTGYWSARLFLQGRPLVMLFSEVASRYGVRIGEKFAMQAIPLIGAAGGALVNTVFLDHYRRLAKVHFTIRRLERQYGTVAVQSLARTISDRIRYGNALPEDASAAA from the coding sequence ATGACCGAAAGCAGCCAGAGCCAGAATTCAGCCAGCGCCCTGACCCCCGCCAGTCTCAGCCTGACCCCGGCCGACGCCGCGACGCTGGAAGAAGCCGTCCGAGCCCTGCATGACAGTCGCGGCCTGCTGGTGCGTGGGGCCGATCTGGTGGCCGGGCTGATCGGTCAGGCCGCCACCTTTGGTATCAACCGTCTTTCGCTGACCCGGCGCTATGCCGAGAAAATCCATGGGCTGGCCGAGGCTGCCCTGCGGCGTGCTTTTGATGTGGCGATTCTGGGGATCGACCATGGCAGCCACCTGTCCAGCGCCGGCGGTGCGCGTTTCATTGCCGCGACCAGTGGTGCGCTGGGCGGGCTGGCCGGAATGGCCGGTTTCCTGCCCGATGCCACCGCGACGACCCTCCTGATCATGCGCAACATTGCCACCATCGCCCGGGAAGAAGGGGAAGATCTCAGCCAGCCGGAAGCACGGGAGGCATGCCTTCAGGTCTTTGCCTTCGGGGGGCCTGCACTGGGAAGGCTTGGAGCGCTGTCAGAAGAAGCCGATACCGGATACTGGTCCGCGCGCCTGTTCCTGCAGGGCCGCCCCCTGGTGATGCTGTTTTCAGAGGTCGCCAGCCGTTATGGCGTGCGGATCGGGGAAAAATTCGCCATGCAGGCCATACCGCTGATCGGGGCCGCTGGCGGAGCGTTGGTGAATACCGTGTTTCTGGATCATTATCGCAGGCTGGCAAAAGTGCATTTCACCATCCGCCGTCTGGAGCGCCAATACGGTACGGTGGCGGTGCAGAGTCTCGCCCGTACGATTTCCGACCGTATCCGCTATGGCAATGCCCTGCCGGAGGATGCCTCGGCGGCTGCGTAA
- a CDS encoding mechanosensitive ion channel domain-containing protein, producing the protein MSQKRHGLIWLLPVLLMMLAIWPACLRAEDAASPHHAASSLTPEQTKAALEVIGDARKRDELIRILQTLPTDRADKASSSDQPQPAKATDDKAAPANTAATTTTPPDQTTKNAAASPNAAPAKSDTAGLAPNSLGAELIKSSGSALDDASVRLKHSIRSIAEAPLFYYWLQGQMSQPERKLLLVRCLVALLACMVAGGLAAWGTVVLTAPFLSRLFARNTALYSVETENNLLPSETPDEEQADTKEREKETSPEQSPQYIHAERVLSRFPSILLAAIITALPVGAFLLTAAALLWLTTSPDIRGPAIACIKATVFGAMVLVLGRTMLRPKAKALRLIRISDSLAQYGYRWLRRLIIVETIGAAIAGIGASLGLYNLAVEAILKITALAIYLCLVIIILQKRASVAKRISQGAEGRGSWAALRRTLAPMWHWPALLGLAAFWLVWALEMENGLHRLAHGAIVTVAILTAARIISLLLLGLLSRIVRPSSERRERHPEIALRADLYYPYLKRLLSAVLTVATLVILLQSWGIPTLTWFNQGAIGSRLLSALITIGVTVTLAVIIWESVNIASEKHLARLTASAQYVRSARMRTLLPMFRTALLIVILAIIIMTVLSEIGVNIAPLLAGAGIVGVAIGFGSQKLVQDLITGIFLLLENAMQVGDSVTLSGLSGTVEHLSIRTIRLRAGDGSVHIIPFSSVSTVTNANRGIGNAAISVTLALGEDTAQVSQIIRDIGAELRAEEEFSDRITGDLSVFGVDKVDISGVTITGQIPCTDTGRTPVLREFNRRMYQRFQEAGIRFAIPQQAVTVLSDDMPAATPAG; encoded by the coding sequence ATGAGTCAGAAACGCCACGGCCTGATATGGCTGCTCCCTGTCCTGCTCATGATGCTGGCGATATGGCCAGCCTGCCTGCGGGCAGAAGACGCAGCCTCTCCGCACCATGCTGCGTCCTCGCTGACGCCGGAACAGACCAAAGCCGCGCTGGAAGTAATCGGGGATGCCCGTAAACGGGACGAGTTGATCCGGATTCTTCAGACACTGCCAACGGACAGGGCCGACAAGGCTTCATCCTCCGACCAGCCACAACCAGCCAAGGCAACCGACGATAAAGCCGCCCCTGCCAACACAGCGGCGACAACCACCACGCCGCCAGATCAGACGACAAAAAACGCGGCGGCATCACCGAATGCAGCCCCTGCAAAATCCGATACAGCCGGGCTTGCTCCCAACAGTCTGGGTGCGGAGCTGATCAAATCCTCCGGCTCGGCACTCGATGATGCTTCTGTCAGGCTGAAACATTCCATACGCTCCATCGCCGAAGCGCCGCTTTTTTATTACTGGCTTCAGGGACAGATGAGCCAGCCGGAGCGAAAGCTGTTGCTGGTGCGCTGTCTGGTCGCCCTGCTTGCCTGCATGGTGGCGGGTGGTCTGGCAGCATGGGGGACTGTTGTGCTCACGGCGCCGTTCCTGAGCCGTCTGTTTGCCCGCAACACCGCTTTATACTCTGTTGAAACAGAGAATAATCTCCTCCCATCCGAAACACCGGATGAAGAACAGGCCGATACAAAGGAGAGAGAGAAAGAAACCTCTCCCGAACAATCGCCCCAGTATATTCATGCAGAAAGGGTGCTGTCGCGTTTTCCCTCCATTCTGCTGGCAGCCATCATCACCGCCCTGCCAGTCGGCGCATTTCTGCTGACGGCAGCCGCCCTGCTATGGCTGACCACTTCCCCTGACATACGGGGGCCGGCCATTGCCTGCATCAAGGCAACCGTTTTCGGTGCCATGGTGCTGGTACTGGGGCGCACCATGCTGCGCCCAAAGGCAAAAGCCCTCCGGCTGATCAGGATATCGGACTCCCTCGCGCAATATGGCTATCGCTGGTTGCGACGCCTGATCATCGTCGAGACGATCGGGGCCGCCATTGCCGGAATCGGTGCCAGTCTGGGTCTGTATAATCTTGCGGTCGAGGCTATTCTCAAAATTACGGCACTGGCCATCTATCTCTGTCTGGTCATCATCATCCTGCAAAAACGGGCATCCGTGGCAAAGCGCATCTCCCAGGGTGCGGAAGGCCGGGGATCATGGGCAGCGCTGCGCCGTACTCTGGCCCCCATGTGGCACTGGCCAGCCCTGCTTGGCCTCGCGGCTTTCTGGCTGGTCTGGGCTTTGGAAATGGAAAATGGCCTGCACAGGCTGGCACATGGCGCCATTGTGACGGTTGCCATCCTGACAGCGGCAAGGATTATCTCGCTGCTGCTGCTCGGCCTGCTGTCACGCATTGTCCGACCTTCCTCCGAGAGACGCGAACGGCATCCGGAAATCGCGTTGCGGGCGGATCTCTATTATCCCTATCTGAAACGGCTTCTCTCCGCCGTACTGACTGTGGCCACACTGGTGATCCTGCTGCAAAGCTGGGGCATTCCTACCCTGACATGGTTTAATCAGGGCGCCATTGGCAGCCGTCTTCTCTCCGCACTGATTACCATCGGCGTGACGGTCACGCTGGCGGTCATCATCTGGGAAAGCGTCAATATCGCCAGCGAGAAGCATCTCGCCCGCCTGACCGCCAGCGCCCAGTATGTGCGCAGCGCCAGAATGCGCACTCTGCTGCCGATGTTCCGCACAGCCCTGCTGATCGTCATTCTGGCGATCATCATCATGACCGTGCTGAGCGAAATCGGCGTCAATATCGCTCCGCTGCTGGCCGGCGCAGGCATTGTCGGCGTAGCCATCGGCTTTGGCTCCCAGAAGCTGGTGCAGGATCTGATCACCGGCATTTTCCTGCTGCTGGAAAACGCCATGCAGGTTGGGGACAGCGTGACCCTGAGCGGTCTGTCCGGAACGGTGGAGCATTTGTCCATCCGCACCATTCGGTTGAGAGCGGGGGATGGCTCCGTGCATATCATCCCGTTCAGCTCCGTCTCCACCGTGACCAATGCCAATCGCGGTATCGGCAACGCCGCAATCAGCGTGACGCTTGCGCTGGGTGAGGATACAGCGCAGGTCAGCCAGATCATCAGGGATATCGGTGCCGAACTGCGCGCCGAAGAAGAATTCTCAGACAGGATCACCGGCGATCTGAGCGTGTTTGGCGTCGATAAAGTGGATATCTCCGGCGTGACTATCACCGGTCAGATTCCCTGCACCGATACCGGTCGCACCCCGGTGCTGCGAGAATTCAACCGGCGGATGTATCAGCGTTTTCAGGAAGCCGGTATCCGCTTCGCCATCCCGCAACAGGCTGTCACCGTGCTGTCTGACGATATGCCTGCCGCCACACCAGCAGGCTGA
- the cysD gene encoding sulfate adenylyltransferase subunit CysD encodes MTATKVTTLDPSSPLKRLEDESIHIIREVVAEARHPVMLYSIGKDSSVLLHLARKAFYPMPMPFPLLHIDTKWKFREMIAFRDRIAKEYGIKLVVHTNEEGRAAGINPFDHGASIYTQVMKTEALKQALKAGGYDFAFGGARRDEEKSRAKERVVSIRSASQTWDPKAQRPELWDLYNTRLGPGETARVFPLSNWTEMDVWEYIRAENIPIVPLYYAAERPVLERDGTLIMIDDDRIDLKPGEEIRPRMVRFRTLGCWPLTGALESTVTDIDGVIEELSNAAVSERGGRIIDRDESASMEHKKREGYF; translated from the coding sequence ATGACCGCCACGAAAGTCACCACGCTCGATCCGTCCTCCCCGCTGAAGCGGCTGGAAGATGAAAGTATCCACATCATCCGTGAGGTGGTTGCGGAAGCCCGTCATCCCGTGATGCTGTATTCGATCGGCAAAGACAGTTCCGTGCTGCTGCATCTGGCGCGCAAGGCGTTCTACCCGATGCCGATGCCGTTCCCGCTGCTGCACATCGATACCAAATGGAAATTCCGGGAGATGATCGCGTTCCGCGACCGCATCGCCAAGGAATACGGTATCAAGCTGGTCGTGCATACCAATGAGGAAGGCCGTGCGGCGGGGATCAATCCGTTCGACCATGGCGCTTCCATCTATACACAGGTCATGAAGACCGAAGCGTTGAAGCAGGCTCTGAAAGCAGGCGGCTATGATTTCGCGTTCGGCGGTGCCCGCCGTGACGAGGAAAAAAGCCGCGCCAAGGAGCGTGTTGTCTCGATCCGCAGCGCCAGCCAGACATGGGATCCGAAAGCACAGCGTCCGGAATTATGGGATCTGTATAATACACGCCTCGGTCCGGGAGAGACGGCGCGTGTTTTCCCTCTGTCCAACTGGACGGAAATGGATGTGTGGGAATACATCCGGGCCGAGAACATCCCGATCGTGCCGCTCTATTACGCAGCGGAGCGTCCGGTGCTGGAGCGGGATGGCACGCTGATCATGATCGATGATGACCGGATCGATCTGAAGCCGGGTGAGGAAATTCGCCCGCGTATGGTGCGTTTCCGCACGCTGGGTTGCTGGCCGCTGACCGGGGCGCTGGAAAGCACGGTCACGGATATTGATGGCGTGATCGAAGAACTGTCCAATGCCGCGGTTTCCGAGCGCGGCGGTCGTATCATTGATCGCGATGAAAGTGCTTCGATGGAACATAAGAAGCGTGAGGGTTATTTCTGA
- a CDS encoding 4-(cytidine 5'-diphospho)-2-C-methyl-D-erythritol kinase gives MSDDVAFGSVDQDVAFAPAKINLYLHVTGRRSDGYHLLDSLAVFAGACDVLRYRDGDQAVGLGLQLEGPGAETLRAEPDNLVLRAGRALAALAGVKPRGTIMLDKRLPVASGIGGGSSDAAAALRLLSRAWGVSPAAEDLHRIAISLGADVPVCLQPGTYRMRGIGERLEALPALPEIGLLLANPGVPVSTPEVFRNREAGFTPEATLTTSGWPDMAALLRDLAVSRNDLQPPAMRLCPAIGTLIRVLEGLPGARLTRMSGSGATCFTLFDHPDAARDAAQVLQAQSGSGGWCWGGGLYKTSSLPEKTAL, from the coding sequence GTGAGTGATGATGTTGCCTTCGGCAGTGTTGATCAGGATGTCGCTTTTGCTCCGGCAAAGATCAACCTGTACCTCCATGTGACGGGCAGGCGGTCGGACGGTTATCATCTGCTCGACAGTCTCGCGGTGTTTGCCGGCGCCTGTGATGTGTTGCGCTATCGGGATGGCGATCAGGCGGTCGGGCTGGGTTTGCAGCTGGAAGGGCCGGGGGCGGAGACGCTGCGGGCCGAGCCTGATAATCTGGTGTTGCGGGCGGGCCGTGCGCTGGCAGCGCTCGCCGGAGTCAAACCGCGCGGGACCATCATGCTCGACAAGCGCCTGCCGGTTGCATCCGGGATCGGCGGAGGCTCCTCCGATGCGGCGGCAGCGCTGCGTCTGTTGAGCCGTGCATGGGGGGTGTCTCCTGCGGCGGAGGATCTGCACCGAATTGCGATCTCGCTGGGGGCGGATGTGCCGGTCTGCCTCCAACCCGGTACCTACCGGATGCGTGGCATCGGTGAACGGCTGGAGGCGCTGCCTGCACTGCCGGAGATCGGCCTGTTGCTGGCCAATCCCGGTGTGCCGGTATCAACGCCGGAGGTGTTCCGCAACCGTGAGGCCGGTTTCACGCCGGAGGCCACGCTGACCACATCCGGCTGGCCGGACATGGCGGCGTTGCTGCGTGATCTGGCGGTATCCCGCAATGATCTTCAGCCTCCCGCCATGCGGCTCTGTCCCGCCATCGGGACACTGATCCGTGTTCTGGAAGGGTTGCCAGGTGCCCGTCTGACGCGCATGTCAGGCTCGGGGGCAACATGCTTCACCCTGTTCGACCATCCCGATGCAGCGCGTGATGCCGCGCAGGTATTGCAGGCGCAGAGCGGGTCGGGTGGCTGGTGCTGGGGCGGAGGCCTGTATAAGACATCTTCCCTGCCGGAGAAAACGGCCCTGTAA